One region of Nitrospinaceae bacterium genomic DNA includes:
- the atoB gene encoding acetyl-CoA acetyltransferase, whose product MKTDFSYIYSAVRTPVGKFNGVFSAVPAPDLAAIAIAEALNRSGVPGSDVGAVYLGNVLSAGLGQAPARQAALKSGLPNHVGACTINKVCGSGLESVILADQAVRLGQAGFVVAGGMESMSRAPFLIPHLRKGHKLGNTAVIDSMIHDGLLDSHKNRHMGELCEALAKQFAYSRNIQDAYAINSYTRARKAQESGIFAKEIANVSTLEKGHEKIITRDEQPFADNLDEFPFLRPVFDKDQGTITQGNGAKLNDGAAALIVGKETANLNPIARITAYATHAQSPETFALAPVEAIRKVLSENRLGVDDIDLFEINEAFAVMSLAVNDLLCLDPGKVNVHGGSIALGHPIGATGARILVTLINALQEKKLKRGLASLCIGGGEAIAMIIETV is encoded by the coding sequence GATTGCAGAAGCTTTGAACAGAAGCGGTGTGCCCGGCAGTGACGTTGGCGCCGTGTATTTAGGCAATGTGCTTTCAGCCGGATTGGGCCAGGCCCCGGCCCGTCAGGCGGCCTTAAAGAGCGGGTTGCCCAATCATGTCGGTGCGTGCACTATAAACAAGGTCTGCGGTTCCGGGTTGGAAAGCGTCATACTGGCAGATCAGGCGGTGCGTTTGGGTCAGGCTGGCTTTGTGGTTGCGGGGGGAATGGAAAGTATGAGTCGCGCGCCTTTTTTGATTCCTCACTTACGCAAAGGGCATAAACTGGGAAACACAGCCGTCATCGACAGTATGATTCATGATGGTTTGTTGGATTCTCATAAAAACAGGCATATGGGTGAGCTTTGCGAAGCATTGGCAAAGCAGTTTGCCTACTCTCGTAACATTCAGGATGCTTATGCCATTAACAGCTATACCCGGGCCCGAAAGGCGCAGGAATCTGGAATATTTGCCAAAGAAATTGCCAATGTTTCGACCCTCGAAAAAGGCCATGAGAAAATCATAACCAGGGATGAACAACCTTTTGCAGACAATCTCGATGAGTTTCCTTTTTTGCGTCCGGTATTCGATAAAGACCAGGGAACCATCACCCAGGGAAACGGAGCTAAGTTGAATGATGGGGCCGCGGCATTGATCGTTGGAAAAGAAACAGCGAATTTAAACCCCATTGCGAGAATTACGGCCTATGCCACACACGCCCAGTCGCCCGAAACATTCGCTTTGGCGCCGGTGGAAGCGATCAGAAAGGTTTTGTCAGAGAACCGATTAGGCGTCGATGACATCGACCTGTTCGAAATCAATGAGGCGTTCGCCGTTATGTCCCTGGCTGTCAACGATCTGCTCTGCCTGGATCCCGGAAAAGTAAACGTGCATGGAGGTTCGATTGCTCTGGGCCATCCCATTGGGGCGACCGGAGCGCGAATTTTGGTGACATTGATCAATGCTTTGCAGGAGAAAAAGTTAAAACGTGGTTTGGCCAGTCTATGCATCGGGGGAGGAGAGGCCATCGCCATGATTATTGAAACAGTTTGA
- a CDS encoding acetoacetyl-CoA synthetase — translation MSAILWEPGPQTIRQSGMFHFLKAVNQEFSLSLKTYSQLHQWSIQHYKDFWNFYSNYSQIKFNQPADRVVSQDSMPGCRWFEGAELNYAENLLQAAPEKLAIISKLEDRPLTYLTYGQLKKSAIQFASALQTTGIKSGDCVAGYLPNIPETLIAMLGCASIGAVWTSCSPDFGAQGVIDRLGQIQPKILIVSDGYAYNGKTYALEERVKAIAAEVKSLKHLVIIPLLKDSANVPSFPIPDVTRWQSFIDKGSSEDFVFQSLPFNHPLFILYSSGTTGLPKCLVHGAGATLLQHHKEHALHTNIGAEDVVFYYTTCGWMMWNWLASVLAQQATIVLYDGSPGYPSLTLLWELVDEAKITVFGTSPKFLSLNRKKQISPKTTSELSTLKTILSTGAPLSEEEFFWVYEHVKKDVQLSSISGGTDIVSCFMLGNPMLPVRSGEIQCIGLGMDVVSLDENNRPVKNKKGELVCRTPAPSMPLCFWKDVGYKKYSQAYFNKLPGMWMHGDFIEIKDHGGVVVFGRSDATLNPGGVRIGTAEIYRIVEQLDEVLDSLVIGIEEDNDVRMVLFLVLQETIQLRETLQDKIKKILREEATPRHVPQELFQVKEIPRTLNGKKMELMIKSIFQGESIPNQTALANPGCLAEFEKIKSNRRVGSKTL, via the coding sequence ATGAGCGCCATTCTCTGGGAACCCGGCCCGCAAACGATCAGACAATCAGGAATGTTTCATTTTTTGAAGGCCGTCAATCAGGAATTTTCCCTGTCCTTAAAAACTTATTCGCAACTGCACCAATGGTCTATCCAGCATTATAAAGATTTTTGGAATTTCTACAGCAACTACTCCCAGATAAAATTCAACCAACCCGCAGATCGTGTTGTCTCGCAGGACTCCATGCCAGGGTGCCGCTGGTTTGAAGGCGCGGAACTCAACTATGCTGAAAATCTCCTTCAGGCCGCGCCGGAAAAACTAGCGATTATCAGCAAATTAGAAGACCGTCCGTTGACGTATTTGACTTACGGCCAATTGAAAAAGAGCGCGATTCAATTTGCATCTGCTTTGCAAACAACGGGCATTAAATCGGGCGATTGTGTCGCGGGTTATCTTCCCAACATTCCCGAAACCTTGATCGCTATGCTGGGATGCGCCTCCATAGGAGCCGTTTGGACTTCTTGTTCTCCGGATTTTGGCGCCCAGGGCGTGATAGACCGTTTGGGCCAAATTCAACCAAAAATATTGATTGTCAGCGATGGTTACGCTTATAACGGAAAAACTTATGCTTTGGAAGAAAGAGTTAAAGCGATTGCCGCGGAGGTGAAAAGCCTAAAACATCTAGTCATCATCCCGCTTTTGAAAGATTCGGCTAACGTACCGAGTTTTCCCATTCCTGATGTCACCCGTTGGCAAAGTTTTATAGATAAAGGAAGTTCGGAAGATTTCGTGTTCCAATCCTTACCCTTCAATCATCCGCTTTTTATTTTGTATTCCTCCGGGACCACAGGATTGCCCAAATGCCTTGTTCATGGAGCCGGCGCCACTTTGTTGCAACACCATAAGGAACATGCGTTGCACACGAATATCGGCGCGGAAGATGTGGTTTTTTATTACACCACCTGTGGATGGATGATGTGGAATTGGCTCGCGTCGGTTTTGGCGCAACAGGCGACCATTGTTCTTTATGATGGGTCTCCCGGATATCCCTCATTGACTCTGTTATGGGAATTAGTGGATGAAGCCAAAATAACGGTTTTTGGAACCAGCCCCAAATTCCTTTCCTTGAATCGAAAAAAACAAATCAGTCCCAAAACAACAAGTGAACTTTCAACCTTGAAAACGATATTGTCTACAGGGGCGCCCTTAAGTGAAGAAGAGTTTTTCTGGGTTTATGAACATGTGAAAAAAGATGTCCAATTGTCTTCCATCAGTGGAGGCACAGATATCGTTTCGTGTTTTATGCTGGGCAATCCCATGTTGCCTGTAAGATCGGGGGAAATCCAGTGTATCGGCCTGGGGATGGATGTTGTTTCCCTGGATGAAAACAACCGTCCCGTTAAAAATAAAAAAGGGGAATTGGTTTGTCGGACTCCAGCGCCCTCCATGCCACTTTGCTTTTGGAAGGATGTGGGCTATAAAAAATACAGCCAGGCCTATTTTAATAAACTGCCGGGAATGTGGATGCATGGGGATTTCATTGAAATCAAAGATCATGGCGGGGTGGTGGTATTTGGAAGAAGCGACGCGACGCTTAATCCGGGGGGCGTGCGCATAGGGACCGCGGAAATTTATAGAATTGTTGAACAGCTGGATGAAGTTCTGGACAGCCTGGTCATCGGCATAGAAGAAGATAATGACGTTCGGATGGTTCTTTTTTTAGTTTTGCAGGAAACAATCCAACTGCGAGAAACTCTACAGGATAAAATTAAAAAAATACTGCGGGAAGAGGCAACACCCCGTCATGTGCCGCAAGAATTGTTTCAGGTTAAAGAAATCCCAAGAACCCTGAATGGCAAAAAAATGGAGTTAATGATCAAGTCGATTTTTCAAGGGGAATCAATCCCTAATCAAACGGCTTTGGCCAATCCGGGATGTCTCGCCGAATTTGAAAAGATCAAATCAAACAGGCGGGTCGGCTCAAAAACCCTTTAG
- a CDS encoding glutamate dehydrogenase, with amino-acid sequence MMSHYIDNFSDDLGPEKVIHIYEPKSKLRAIVVIDNISLGPAVGGCRMAKDVTTQEVFRLARAMTLKNALANLPHGGAKSAILADSGTDEKEALMRKFAQAIKILTDYIPGPDMGTNEECMAFVHDEIGRAVGLPKVLGGIPLDALGMTGYGLSVAAKVASDDISLTLEGARIIIQGFGNVGKAAAKYLGDLGVKLIATCDSKGGIHNPDGIAIEQLIKAKESGVIVSKSGLGKPVSNEDLLNIESDIFIPAARPDVFTEANQEKLKTWLVLEGANVPITPSAAEKMHKRGIVIVPDIIANCGGVICAATEYQGLTESNAFERVEATVTSNTDELLKRVVEDDLPPHEIALKMARERIAKAMSYRSRM; translated from the coding sequence ATGATGAGCCATTATATCGACAATTTTTCGGATGATCTGGGTCCAGAAAAGGTCATCCATATTTATGAGCCAAAATCGAAGTTGCGCGCTATCGTGGTCATCGACAACATTTCGCTTGGACCTGCCGTTGGCGGTTGCCGGATGGCAAAAGACGTGACCACACAGGAAGTATTTCGTTTAGCACGAGCCATGACGCTTAAGAACGCTCTGGCCAATCTTCCGCATGGAGGTGCAAAATCAGCCATCCTCGCGGATTCCGGAACCGACGAAAAGGAAGCGCTCATGCGCAAATTTGCACAAGCGATCAAAATACTCACCGATTACATTCCCGGACCAGACATGGGTACGAATGAGGAATGCATGGCGTTTGTCCATGACGAAATTGGCCGGGCGGTTGGGCTTCCCAAGGTTCTGGGCGGTATTCCTCTGGACGCACTGGGAATGACCGGATACGGTTTGAGCGTTGCGGCCAAAGTGGCTTCGGATGATATTTCACTTACCCTTGAAGGTGCCAGAATCATTATTCAGGGCTTTGGCAATGTCGGCAAGGCCGCCGCGAAATATCTCGGTGACCTTGGCGTGAAGCTGATCGCAACCTGCGATTCGAAAGGAGGGATTCATAACCCGGACGGTATCGCTATTGAGCAGTTGATCAAGGCCAAAGAATCCGGAGTGATCGTTTCGAAATCGGGATTGGGAAAACCGGTGAGTAATGAAGATTTGTTGAATATCGAATCGGACATATTTATCCCGGCGGCGCGGCCAGACGTGTTTACGGAAGCCAATCAGGAGAAATTGAAAACCTGGCTGGTTTTGGAAGGCGCCAATGTTCCGATCACGCCTTCTGCAGCTGAAAAAATGCACAAGAGGGGAATCGTGATCGTTCCGGACATTATAGCCAACTGCGGCGGAGTGATTTGCGCGGCTACCGAGTACCAGGGCCTCACTGAGTCCAATGCTTTTGAGCGTGTCGAGGCCACTGTCACGAGCAATACCGATGAGTTGCTAAAACGCGTTGTCGAGGATGACCTCCCGCCTCATGAGATTGCTCTAAAAATGGCGCGCGAGAGAATCGCGAAAGCCATGTCCTATAGGTCTCGTATGTAG
- the tnaA gene encoding tryptophanase, with translation MHTIIEPFRIKSTEPIPITSKNQREEWLRKAHHNVFLLSADHITIDLLTDSGTGAMSTDQWAALMRGDESYAGSRSWERFQATVKDITGYKHIFPIHQGRAGEHILSKIRIKPGDVIPNNGHFDTTRANVEYAGAEAVDLVIDEGMNLSAQHPFKGNMDVEKLHRLIDQTGAERIPFAMLTITNNSFGGHPVSLQNMRSVKEVLEPYGIPLILDAARFAENAFFIYERERNNNTRSLKDIAREIFSYADGVIMSAKKDGLANIGGFFACNDDSLAEDFKNVLILTEGFPTYGGLAGRDLEVIAIGLLEALELEYQIYRHATVEYMGKKLDQLGIPIAHPLGGHAIFLDAKHFFDKTNLPPYPGIGLVNSLYLEGGVRTVELGSVMFGKVDPETGEESPPPFEFVRLTFPRRVYTQSHFDYVVEVLKKVWENRATLPAYRISKQPPFLRHFSAHFAPVVE, from the coding sequence ATGCATACCATCATTGAGCCATTTCGGATCAAATCAACCGAACCCATTCCTATCACGTCCAAAAATCAGCGGGAAGAATGGCTTCGCAAGGCGCATCACAATGTTTTTCTGCTTTCAGCGGATCATATCACGATCGATTTGCTGACCGACAGCGGTACGGGGGCCATGTCTACCGACCAGTGGGCGGCACTTATGAGGGGAGATGAAAGTTATGCGGGCAGTCGGTCATGGGAACGGTTCCAGGCAACGGTGAAAGACATTACCGGATACAAACATATATTTCCGATTCATCAAGGGCGGGCCGGGGAGCACATTCTTTCGAAAATCCGCATCAAGCCGGGCGATGTGATTCCGAATAATGGCCACTTCGACACCACACGGGCTAACGTTGAATATGCGGGAGCTGAAGCGGTGGATTTGGTCATTGATGAGGGGATGAACCTGTCGGCCCAGCATCCTTTCAAAGGCAATATGGATGTCGAAAAATTACACCGCTTGATTGACCAAACCGGAGCAGAAAGAATTCCTTTCGCCATGCTCACCATCACCAATAATTCTTTTGGCGGACATCCGGTTTCCCTGCAAAATATGCGGTCAGTGAAGGAAGTATTGGAACCCTATGGAATCCCCTTGATCCTGGATGCGGCGCGGTTTGCCGAGAACGCGTTTTTTATTTATGAAAGGGAACGAAACAATAACACTCGCTCCCTGAAAGACATTGCTCGGGAGATTTTTTCCTATGCGGACGGGGTTATCATGAGCGCAAAAAAAGATGGGCTGGCAAATATTGGTGGATTTTTCGCCTGCAATGACGACTCCCTGGCAGAGGATTTTAAAAATGTGCTCATCTTAACGGAGGGGTTTCCCACATACGGCGGCCTGGCGGGAAGGGACTTGGAAGTGATCGCCATCGGGTTATTGGAGGCGCTGGAATTGGAATATCAAATTTACCGCCATGCGACGGTTGAATACATGGGCAAAAAACTCGACCAATTGGGAATACCCATCGCTCATCCCCTGGGCGGGCATGCCATTTTTCTGGACGCCAAACATTTTTTCGACAAAACCAATCTTCCACCCTATCCTGGCATTGGACTGGTCAATTCTTTGTACCTGGAGGGCGGAGTGAGAACGGTCGAGTTGGGGTCCGTCATGTTCGGTAAAGTTGACCCGGAGACAGGAGAAGAATCCCCGCCGCCATTCGAATTTGTCCGGCTTACCTTTCCCAGACGGGTATACACCCAAAGTCATTTTGATTATGTTGTGGAAGTGTTGAAGAAAGTCTGGGAAAACCGCGCAACCCTTCCCGCCTATCGAATCAGCAAACAACCTCCCTTCCTGAGGCATTTTTCCGCTCACTTTGCGCCCGTTGTTGAATAA
- a CDS encoding GYD domain-containing protein, giving the protein MPQYLILGKYTDQGIKTVMETTKRRELFKATAEQCGVRVKKIMWLMGEYDVMDLVEADNDNSIAALLFKAGSWGFVRTTTCRAFSQEEMESIFQKME; this is encoded by the coding sequence ATGCCGCAATATCTAATTCTTGGGAAATATACAGATCAGGGAATAAAAACGGTCATGGAAACAACCAAGCGACGTGAGCTATTTAAAGCAACCGCCGAGCAATGCGGAGTCAGGGTAAAAAAAATTATGTGGCTCATGGGTGAGTACGATGTCATGGACCTTGTGGAAGCTGACAATGACAATTCAATTGCCGCACTCTTGTTTAAAGCAGGCTCCTGGGGATTTGTGAGAACCACCACTTGCAGGGCCTTTTCGCAAGAAGAAATGGAATCAATTTTTCAGAAAATGGAATAA
- a CDS encoding molybdopterin containing oxidoreductase — protein MKEKKERGLWELYEHDPEKADADIWGRKPEPVSRRGFLKKCGLTAMVMTLGSQIPFFRNMPSGFIPLALAEADEQTVIPGKEGLTVLNDRPLNAEPPAHLLDDKFTPKEKHFVRNNGLPPDKEEKPDPGTFSIEGEVHKPLKLYLADLKKNFKHHTYALQLECGGNGRAGFYPPAKGNQWKFGAVGCARYTGVRLKDVLEMAELKDSAIYTGYYGADLHLSGNPDKVSISRGTPIAKALEEHTLLTWEMNGEPLPHLHGFPLRLVSPGWPASTSPKWLNRIVIQNKVHDGMKMDRYRIPRYPVKPGAVVPQEDMIIIESMPVKSLITRPKTGTKAKFGEPFAVRGHAWAGDFSVKAMDVSIDFGATWIPAHLKGPANRYAWQRWNATLNFPTLGYYEVWARATDSEGKKQPMVVPGWNPSGYLNNAMHRIAVTVV, from the coding sequence ATGAAGGAGAAAAAGGAACGGGGACTGTGGGAACTCTATGAACATGATCCCGAAAAAGCCGATGCTGATATTTGGGGAAGAAAACCCGAACCCGTTTCCAGGAGGGGTTTTTTGAAAAAATGCGGCTTGACGGCCATGGTTATGACCCTAGGGTCTCAGATTCCTTTTTTTCGCAATATGCCCAGTGGATTTATTCCCTTGGCGCTGGCGGAAGCTGATGAACAAACCGTTATACCAGGTAAAGAAGGCTTGACCGTTTTAAATGATCGACCTCTCAATGCCGAACCTCCTGCCCATCTATTGGACGACAAATTTACTCCCAAAGAAAAACATTTTGTTCGAAACAACGGCCTTCCTCCAGATAAAGAAGAAAAACCTGATCCAGGGACCTTCTCAATTGAAGGAGAAGTTCATAAGCCACTCAAACTTTATTTGGCTGACTTGAAAAAGAACTTTAAACATCATACCTATGCGCTTCAACTAGAGTGCGGAGGAAATGGAAGAGCAGGGTTTTACCCTCCAGCTAAAGGCAACCAATGGAAATTTGGTGCTGTTGGTTGTGCCAGATATACCGGAGTTCGGTTAAAAGATGTTCTAGAGATGGCAGAGTTAAAAGATTCCGCTATTTACACTGGATATTATGGTGCCGATCTCCATCTATCAGGAAACCCGGATAAAGTTTCAATTTCAAGAGGAACCCCCATAGCCAAGGCCTTGGAAGAGCACACATTACTCACTTGGGAAATGAATGGAGAACCTCTTCCACATCTCCATGGATTTCCTCTTAGACTTGTGAGTCCCGGTTGGCCTGCTTCCACGTCTCCTAAATGGCTGAACCGGATTGTCATCCAGAATAAGGTTCATGATGGGATGAAGATGGATCGCTACAGAATTCCAAGGTATCCTGTCAAACCTGGAGCCGTTGTTCCACAAGAAGACATGATTATTATCGAATCCATGCCTGTAAAATCGTTAATAACCCGACCTAAAACAGGTACAAAGGCCAAGTTTGGAGAACCTTTTGCGGTTAGAGGTCATGCCTGGGCTGGAGATTTTTCTGTGAAAGCCATGGATGTATCCATTGACTTTGGTGCTACATGGATACCGGCACATCTCAAGGGGCCAGCCAACCGATATGCATGGCAACGCTGGAATGCCACTCTAAATTTCCCCACTCTGGGTTATTATGAAGTCTGGGCAAGGGCAACGGACAGTGAAGGAAAAAAACAACCTATGGTGGTTCCCGGCTGGAATCCTTCAGGTTATTTAAACAATGCCATGCACCGGATTGCCGTGACTGTTGTTTGA
- a CDS encoding methyltransferase, whose translation MRVIAGWAKGTRLAAFKGADIRPTLDRVKESFFNKVGPQLEGETFLDLFAGSGSMGIEALSRGAEKVVFVENNHRAQNLIYSNLERCHFGRDGVESHEKNWVLLKYDAIHALHLLEERGYRFDIVYVDPPFADEIYTDCLLALSHSHLLTESSLVVVEHYHKQVLEKKYDKLVFQMERRMGDSCLSYYELASEKAVESVNG comes from the coding sequence ATGCGCGTGATTGCAGGTTGGGCCAAAGGAACCCGTTTGGCGGCTTTTAAGGGCGCCGACATCAGGCCGACTCTGGACCGGGTGAAGGAATCCTTTTTTAACAAGGTGGGTCCGCAATTGGAAGGTGAAACCTTTTTGGATCTGTTTGCCGGTAGCGGTAGCATGGGAATCGAGGCTCTAAGCCGCGGGGCTGAAAAGGTTGTGTTCGTGGAAAATAACCACAGGGCTCAAAACCTGATTTACAGTAATCTGGAGCGCTGTCATTTTGGCCGCGACGGGGTGGAGTCTCACGAAAAAAACTGGGTCCTGCTAAAGTACGATGCCATTCATGCCCTTCACCTCCTTGAGGAACGGGGATACCGCTTTGACATCGTCTATGTAGACCCTCCCTTTGCAGATGAGATTTACACGGATTGCCTGCTGGCGCTATCGCATTCGCATTTGTTGACGGAATCTTCCCTGGTCGTGGTCGAGCACTACCATAAGCAGGTGCTGGAAAAAAAGTATGATAAACTGGTTTTTCAAATGGAACGGCGGATGGGAGATTCCTGTCTTTCTTATTATGAGTTAGCATCTGAAAAAGCGGTTGAATCTGTAAATGGCTGA
- the mnmA gene encoding tRNA-specific 2-thiouridylase MnmA has product MAEKKEKIVIAMSGGVDSSVAAALMKERGYDVVGISLQLWNYSTDTDERFGTCCSLDDLADARRVADKIGIPFYVLNLEKEFQKEVVDYFVSEYLQARTPIPCTLCNQKLKFDEMIQRAEAFGYRRVATGHYASIVKHESGRFTVRRGKDLSRDQSYFLFNLTQDQLSRLEFPLADVEKTDVRRLARELGLRVADKAESREICFIPDNNYPKFIAKQVDSDVFKEGNIVNDKGEVLGKHQGYPSFTVGQRKGLNLGGLKEPLFVTEIDPVNNEIKTGPKSDLFRQEFFAGKTNWYLPQTGSFRADVQIRYRHQAAPATVTPLPGSRARVEFDAPQLSIAPGQSTVFYQNDCIVGGGWIE; this is encoded by the coding sequence ATGGCTGAAAAAAAAGAAAAAATTGTGATTGCGATGAGCGGCGGGGTGGACAGCTCCGTGGCCGCCGCCCTGATGAAGGAGCGCGGCTACGATGTGGTGGGCATTTCCCTCCAGCTGTGGAACTACAGCACCGACACCGACGAACGCTTCGGCACCTGCTGTTCACTGGACGATCTGGCCGATGCCCGCCGGGTGGCGGACAAAATCGGCATTCCTTTCTACGTGCTCAACCTGGAGAAGGAGTTCCAAAAAGAGGTCGTCGATTATTTTGTGTCCGAATACCTGCAGGCCCGCACGCCGATCCCCTGCACCCTGTGCAATCAGAAACTGAAGTTCGACGAAATGATCCAGAGAGCCGAAGCCTTTGGTTACCGGCGCGTCGCCACGGGGCATTACGCTTCCATCGTCAAGCACGAGTCGGGACGGTTCACCGTGCGGCGCGGCAAAGACCTTTCCCGCGACCAGAGTTATTTTCTGTTCAATTTGACTCAAGACCAACTGTCCCGGCTAGAGTTTCCCCTTGCGGACGTGGAAAAGACGGACGTCCGCCGTTTGGCCAGGGAACTGGGGTTGAGAGTGGCCGACAAAGCCGAGTCGCGTGAGATCTGTTTCATCCCCGACAATAATTATCCCAAGTTCATCGCCAAGCAGGTCGACAGCGACGTTTTCAAGGAAGGCAATATCGTCAACGACAAAGGCGAGGTGCTGGGCAAGCATCAGGGATATCCATCGTTCACCGTGGGTCAGAGAAAAGGATTGAACCTCGGCGGGCTGAAAGAGCCGCTATTCGTGACGGAAATCGATCCGGTGAACAACGAGATTAAGACCGGACCGAAATCGGATTTATTTCGGCAGGAATTTTTCGCCGGGAAAACCAACTGGTATCTGCCGCAAACCGGTTCCTTTCGGGCGGACGTGCAGATCCGTTACCGCCATCAGGCCGCACCGGCAACAGTAACGCCGCTTCCCGGTTCGCGGGCACGAGTGGAATTCGATGCGCCGCAACTGTCGATCGCACCGGGCCAGTCCACCGTATTTTATCAGAACGATTGCATCGTCGGCGGCGGCTGGATTGAATGA
- the hisN gene encoding inositol monophosphatase, with the protein MKDAVEVAVEAALAAGTIQRERSQKIGKISSKGKFDLVTEVDYLCEQEVIRIIKKRFPEHEFLAEESGASQGPSSTSKWIIDPLDGTINYAHGFPCYCVSIGLEHEGNMIVGVVYNPNLDELFVAEKGKGATMNGDAIAVSTIDELQDSLLVTGFTPEVVHSDDDNMDRFSNFMKASQAVRRPGSAAIDICYTAMGRFEGFWELKLNAWDVAAGVVIMQEAGGKVTKLDGNPLSVYDREILATNGLVHEAMIEVLQRGRNG; encoded by the coding sequence ATGAAAGACGCTGTCGAAGTCGCCGTGGAAGCGGCCCTCGCGGCGGGAACCATCCAGCGCGAGCGCAGTCAGAAGATCGGCAAAATCTCCTCTAAAGGCAAATTCGATCTGGTCACCGAGGTGGATTACCTCTGCGAGCAGGAAGTCATCCGCATCATAAAGAAACGCTTTCCCGAACACGAGTTTCTCGCCGAAGAATCCGGAGCCAGCCAAGGCCCATCCTCAACCAGCAAATGGATCATCGATCCTTTAGACGGCACCATCAACTACGCGCACGGGTTTCCCTGTTACTGCGTGTCCATCGGTTTGGAGCATGAAGGGAACATGATCGTCGGCGTGGTGTACAACCCCAATCTGGACGAACTGTTCGTCGCAGAAAAAGGCAAGGGTGCGACGATGAACGGCGATGCCATTGCCGTTTCAACGATCGACGAATTGCAGGACAGTTTGCTGGTGACGGGGTTCACACCGGAGGTGGTGCATTCCGATGACGACAACATGGACCGTTTCAGCAATTTCATGAAAGCCAGTCAGGCGGTGCGCCGCCCCGGTTCGGCGGCAATCGATATCTGCTACACGGCAATGGGCCGCTTTGAAGGATTCTGGGAATTGAAACTGAACGCCTGGGACGTCGCCGCCGGAGTCGTCATCATGCAGGAAGCCGGCGGTAAAGTGACGAAACTCGATGGCAATCCCCTGAGCGTCTACGACCGCGAAATTCTTGCCACCAACGGGTTGGTTCATGAAGCCATGATTGAAGTTTTACAGCGGGGAAGAAACGGTTAA
- the carH gene encoding HTH-type transcriptional repressor CarH, which yields METTAKDEIPSEAGIAIGELSKLTGISTHTLRIWERRYGSPVSMRLPSGHRRYPKNEVPRLRAVALALQAGKRPSKVVSASLEELEKFLDLAHSVLGDNKNPGSINVSNQMLIEQWLEGVHKYCNQTLDNGFYAEWGRRGPLNFVQDCAGPFANKIGRGWECGELSISQEHFASERLNDFLGSMWRRINERNVGDIAVLATLPGENHSLGLQMCAVVTAITGRKIIYLGSNTPCEEIIASVSDCQASRLSISVSSSYKKQEAILCLEKIRRQLPSSIQIYVGGEGAPGNVSGVIQVSNFKDYFNLLQD from the coding sequence ATGGAAACGACCGCAAAAGACGAAATCCCCAGTGAGGCTGGCATTGCGATTGGGGAATTATCCAAACTGACGGGAATCAGCACTCATACCTTGCGGATCTGGGAACGACGGTATGGGTCCCCGGTTTCCATGCGACTGCCTTCGGGACATAGAAGATACCCGAAGAATGAGGTCCCGCGCTTAAGGGCCGTGGCTCTGGCGTTACAGGCCGGGAAAAGGCCCAGTAAAGTCGTTAGCGCGTCTTTGGAAGAACTGGAAAAATTCCTTGATTTAGCCCATTCGGTTTTAGGTGATAATAAGAATCCTGGTTCCATCAACGTTTCAAACCAGATGTTGATTGAACAGTGGCTGGAAGGCGTCCATAAATATTGCAATCAGACTCTGGACAACGGATTTTATGCAGAATGGGGAAGACGCGGTCCCCTGAACTTTGTTCAGGATTGCGCCGGACCATTCGCTAATAAAATTGGCCGCGGATGGGAATGTGGGGAACTCTCAATTTCCCAGGAACATTTCGCATCCGAAAGGTTGAATGACTTTCTGGGCTCCATGTGGAGGCGGATCAACGAAAGAAACGTAGGAGACATCGCTGTTCTGGCAACGCTTCCAGGGGAAAATCATTCGCTAGGATTGCAAATGTGCGCTGTTGTGACGGCAATCACCGGACGCAAAATAATTTACCTCGGTTCCAACACGCCCTGTGAAGAGATCATAGCATCGGTTTCTGATTGTCAGGCAAGCAGACTGAGCATCAGCGTTTCAAGTTCATATAAAAAACAAGAGGCCATCCTGTGCCTTGAAAAAATCCGGCGTCAGCTGCCCTCTTCCATCCAGATTTATGTGGGAGGAGAAGGCGCCCCAGGGAACGTCTCCGGGGTGATTCAGGTCAGCAATTTTAAGGATTATTTTAATCTGCTTCAAGATTAA